The region CGCCGAGGTCGCCCCGCTCGTCGGCTTCGCGGACCAGGCGCACCTGACGCGCTGGTTCCGCAGGGTGCTGGGGGTGACCCCGGCGGCGTACCGAACAAGCGTGTCGCCGACGGCGTAGCGCAACAGCGTTCAAGACAGTCGACCGCCGGGCGGCCGAAACTCCCCCCATGACTGCACGCGGCTGGTTCCTGTTCTCCCTGATGGGAGTGGTCTGGGGCATCCCCTACCTGATGATCAAAGTGGCGGTGGACGGCGTGTCCCCGTCGACGGTGGTGTTCACGCGCTGCGCGGTGGGCGCAGCGCTGCTGCTCCCCTTCGCCCTGCGCCAAGGGGGTCCTACTGGATTCGGCCGGACCATACGAACCCACTGGCGCCCCATGCTGGCCTTCGCGTGCATCGAGATCATGGTCCCGTGGTGGACCCTCACGGACGCCGAGCGCCACCTCTCCAGCTCCACGGCGGGCCTGCTGATCGCCGGGGTGCCGATCGTCGGCGTGGCCGCGGCCCGCCTCTTCGGCGACACGGAACGCCTCGGCGCCCGCAGGATGACCGGCCTGGCCCTCGGCCTGTCCGGCGTCGCGGTCCTCACGGTCCCGCACCTGACCGGCGGCGACGCCCGCTCGCTCGCCGAGGTACTGCTGACGGTGATCGGGTACGCGACCGCCCCCGTCATAGCCGCCCGCCACCTCAAGAACGTCCCCTCGCTCCACCTCACGGCCGCGTGCCTGACCCTGGCGGCCCTGGTCTACGCCCCCGCGGCGGCCGTCACCCACCCCTCCGGGCTCCCCTCCCCACAGATCCTGGCCGCCCTCGCCGGCCTCGGCGTCATCTGCACCGCGGTCGCCTTCGTGGCCTTCCTGGAACTGATCAAGGAGGCGGGCCCGACGCGGGCGACGGTGATCACGTACGTCAACCCGGCCGTCGCCGTCGCGGCGGGTGCCGTCTTCTTGGACGAACGCCTGACTCCGGGCGTCCTCGCCGCCTTCGCCCTCATCCTGGCCGGCTCTGTGCTCGCGACGGCCGGCCCGAGGCGCACCACTCGCCCGGTACCATGGTCCACACGGCAGACGAGCCGGGCGGACGGCCGCGTGGAGGTCCTTGTGGACCTTCCCGAGGAACGTCCGGGCTCCACAGGGCAAGGTGGTGGCTAACGGCCACCCGGGGTGACCCGCGGGACAGTGCCACAGAAAACAGACCGCCGGGGACCTCGGTCCTCGGTAAGGGTGAAACGGTGGTGTAAGAGACCACCAGCGCCTGAGGTGACTCAGGCGGCTAGGTAAACCCCACCTGGAGCAAGGTCAAAAGGGGCCGCTTGGTGACAGGCGGTCCTGCGCGGACGTTCGAGGGCTGCCCGCCCGAGTCCGCGGGTAGACCGCACGAGACCGGCGGCAACGCCGGTCCTAGATGGATGGCCGTCTCCCCGGCCGCCGCGAGGCGCCCGGGCGACAGAACCCGGCGTACAGCCCGACTCGTCTGCCGCCACCTGCGGCTTTGCCTCGGAAAGGGCCTCTGACCTGCGTCGGAGGCCCTTTCCGGCCTTTCGGGGGCTTGCCGTGTCAGGCGGCGAAAAAACGTCCGCACAGCTCAGAGGCCGCATCCACGAATCGCGCAGCCGTCCCCGGCATGCAACCCGCCTCGTCTGCCCTTCAGCCCCCGGAAGAAGCAGATGTCAGAGCGCGTCGACCCCGCTCACCCTCCAGCCGTCGGACGTAAGAGCCACCGTCATCCGCACCCGGTTCAGGTCCACGCGGGAGCCCGAGACCTGGGTGCTCGTGGTCACCTGGTTGACGAAGAGGAGGACCACGGCCCGGTCGGCCGAGGCCGAGATCACGGAGGCCGCCGGGGAGCCGCCGGTGGGCTGCGCCACCGTGGCCTTCACCACCCCGTGGTACTTCCTGGCCGTCGGCCCGACCACCGTCGTGGTGGTCTTCCGGTACTCGTCGCGGAAGTGCCCGGTGAGCCGGGCGCGGGCCGCGGCGAAGTCGCGGTCCAGGTGCCTGTAGTCGTACGACAGCACGACTGGCGCCGCCTGGCGTGCGGCCGCGAGTGCCTGACCGCGTGTCTGTTCGGCCCGCACGCCCTCCCGGTAGCGCCACCCGAGAACGGTGGCCGCGACCAGGCCCGCCAGGAGCAGGACACCTAGGGCGGCGGTGAGCAGCCGCCGCCGACCGTGCCGCGTAGCCGTACCGGAGCCGGGCTCGCCCTCCTCCTGCGGCGGGTCCTCCTCGAAGCACTCCGGCGAGGGCTCGGGCGGGTCGTCCCAGCCGTCCTCATCGGGGGCCTCGATGAGCACGGTGCGGCCGGCGGTCGATGCCTCGGGCCGTCCCGGGGCCTCCTCGTCGGTGGACGCCGGGTCCGGTTCGAGGTGGCCGCGCTCCGCGCGCTTGGCCGCCGCGCGGGCGGCCGCGGTCATGGTGTGCCGGGTGCCGGATCCGGAACCGGAGCCGCGGCTTCGGGTGGTCGTCTTCGCCACGGTCTTACTCCTCATGTCCTCATGGGTCGTATGGCGGGGAGGGCGCGGTCAGCCGACGAACTCGACGTCGGAGGTCAGCCAGCGGCCGTTTCGGTGCACCAGGTCGAGCTGCAGCCGATAGGTGCGCGCCTCGCCCTTGGGGGCGGCGGTGTTGGTCACCTTGCTGTCGGCGACCACCAGGACGCGGGCCGAGTGCTCGTCGGAGCGGACGATGCCCGCGTCGAGGACCTGGCCCTCGGACACGGACTCGTTCTCGGCGACGAGCTTGGTCAACTGCTCGGTCTGCGCGGCGAACTGCTTCTTGAAGTCGCCGGTGGCGCCCTGGAGGACGTTCGCGCTGTCCCGGTCGTAGTGCCGGTAGTCGAGCGAGGTGAAGTTCAGCGCCGACTGGCGGGCCGCGGCCAGGATGTCCTGGCGCCGCTGCTCCGCCTCGCGCTGGTGGTAGAGCCCGAAGCCCAGCCAGATCGTCAGCGTGGTCGTGAGGACGGTCGCCACGATGAGCCCCACCGACCAGGCACTGCCCGACAGAGCACTTCTCCTGGCCCCGCTCATGCCATCGGTCCGACTAGCAGCCATTGCCACGACTCCCTTCCGAACACCGCCTGTTGGCCGCCCGTCGAGCCGATCTCGACGGGCCTTCCGTCCGGGCCGGTGGCGGTACCGGTCTCCGGGTCGTACGGCGTGACCTGCGCCGCCTGGTTCGCGTCGTTGGAGGTTGCCGACGCGCCGGGGGCGTTCTGCGCGCCCCGTACCGACGTCTTGCTTCCGCGCGGGGCCGTGCAGCGCGCGTCGGTGTTCGCCTCGCGCGGGCTGGTGTCCGAGGGATCGCGCCGTGCTGTCCCGTACCCCTGGGTGCACGGCGGCGGGTCGTCGGCGTTCACCACCAGGCCGAAGTGGGTGGTGCCGTCGCCCGGGACGACCGTGTAGCTGCCCGCGACCAGCGCCGGGAAGGTGACCAGGGACTGCTCCACGCCGGGCAGGCGGGCCAGCGTGACCTGACCGCCGCTGATCAGATTCGCCAGCAGGACCGACAGCTGTGGCCCGGTGGACTTGAGCAGCGAGTTCACCTGCTGCGCGGCCGGCGTCGCGTTGCCGATCAGTTTGCGCAGGTCCCCGTCGCTCGACTTCAGCTGTGCCGTGAGAGCCGCCAGGTCGTGCGCGAACGACTTGATGGACGAGCCCTGGTCGGACTGCGTCTTGAGGACCTTTCGCGAGTCCTCGATCAGCGAGATCGTCTGGGGGAGTGACTCGGAGGCCGACTCCACGAGCGCGTTGCCCGAGTCCACCAGTCGGCTCAGATTCGGGCCGGTGCCCGAGAAGGCCTTGCCCAACTCGTCGACGGTGACTCGTAGATCGCCCTTGCCGACCGAGTTGACCAGCCGGTCCAGGCTGAGGACCAGGTCCGTCGTGGGCAGCGGCACGCGGGTGCTGCCGCGGGGGATGGCACTGCCGTCGAGGAGATATGGGCCATGCGAAGTACGCGGCTGTAGATCTACGTATTGCTCGCCCACCGCCGAGCGGTTCGCCACCACGGCCAGGGTGTCCGCCGGGATGCGTGGCGCGCCGTCCTTGATGTCCAGGGAGACCGAGATGCCGTCGGAGCCGGTCAGCCGCAGTGCGCCGACGCGGCCCACCGGCACCCCGCGGTAGGTGACCTCGGCGCCTTGGAAGATGCCTCCGGAGTCGGCGAAGTCCGCCTGCACGGTGTAGCCGCGGCCCAGGACGTCGTCCACCAGGCCGGTGTATTCGGCGCCGACGTAGGACACCCCGACGGCGGTGACGGTGGCGAAGGCCAGGAGTTGGGCCTTGACCGTACGGCTGATCACGGCTGAACCCCCTTCAACATCAGCTCCGCGAGAGCGAGGTCTATCCCCTTGGGTAGCTCCGCGTCGGTTGTGTAGCTGCTGGTGCACACCGGCGGGCACAACGGACCGCCGCCGCCCGACGGGGCCGACGGCACCGACGGCACCGAGGGGGACGACGGCAGGCTCGGTGTGCTCGGCAGCGCGGTGGGTGTCGGAACGCTCGGCAGGTCAGGGAGATGCGGTACGTCGGGAGTGCCGGGCTTCTGGGAATCGCCTCTGCCCCGGCCGGAGTTGCCGTCCGTCACGTTCCCGTACAGGTCCGACAGATCGAGGTCGGCGGTGATGTCGAGGTTGACGTAGTCACCCTTGACGGCGTCCACCACGTTGCGTGGGAACGGGTAAGTGGTCAGCAACTCCAGAGAGTTGGGCAGATCGTCGCCTGCCTTGTTCAGCTGCCGCAGGATCGGCCGCAGCTGCTTGAGGTTCGCGACCGTGTCGTCGTGCGACGCCGTGACCACCTTGGCTCCTGTCTTGCCGAGCTTCGAAAGGGCGGTGAGCATCCTCGTCAGATCGCGCCGCTGGTCGGCCAGGACCTTCAGAGCGGGTGGCATCGCGTCGACGGTCTGGGCGATCGTCTTCTTCTCCTTGCCGAGCCGCCCCGCGAGCCGGTCGACGGCCTTGAGGGCGCGGACGATGTCCTTGCGCTGGTCGTCCAGACCGCCGATGAAGGTGTTCAGCTCCTTGAGCAGCGATCTGACCCGGTTCTCCCGGCCGTTCAGGGCCTTGTTCAGCTCCACGGTGATCGTCTTGAGCTGGGCCACTCCGCCGCCGTTGAGCAGCGCGGACAGTGCGGACAGCACCTCCTCGATCTCCGGATTGCGGCCGCTGCGGGACAGCGGAATGCGGTCGCCGTCGCCGAGCCGCCCCACGGGCGCCGTGCCGGACGGGGCGGAGAGCGCGACGTACTTCTCGCCGAGCATGCTGGTCTGCCGCAGCTCCGCGACCGCGTTGGCGGGCAGCTTCACCGAGTCGGCGACCCGCAGCCGTACGCGCGCGTGCCAGCCGTCCAGCTGCACCTTCTCGACCGCGCCCACGGTGACGTTGTTGACCTTCACCGCCGACTGGGGCACCAGGTCGAGGACGTCGCGGAACTCGACGGTGACGTGGTACGCGTGACCGTCGGCGGCGGCTCCGCCGGGCAGCTGGACGTCGTACCAGCCGTTGAACTCGCACCCGGAGAGCAGCAGCGAGCCGACCGCGGCCCACGCGACCGCCCCGACCTTGCGCAGTGCGCTCATGCGCTCGCCCCCAGAATTCCGCCGAGCGTCCGGTCGACCGTTCCCGTCACCGCGGAGCCCTGAGACACCTTCGGCAGGGAGTCGAAGAGATCCTTCAGCTCCTTGCAGTCGGGGTTC is a window of Streptomyces mirabilis DNA encoding:
- a CDS encoding MCE family protein; protein product: MISRTVKAQLLAFATVTAVGVSYVGAEYTGLVDDVLGRGYTVQADFADSGGIFQGAEVTYRGVPVGRVGALRLTGSDGISVSLDIKDGAPRIPADTLAVVANRSAVGEQYVDLQPRTSHGPYLLDGSAIPRGSTRVPLPTTDLVLSLDRLVNSVGKGDLRVTVDELGKAFSGTGPNLSRLVDSGNALVESASESLPQTISLIEDSRKVLKTQSDQGSSIKSFAHDLAALTAQLKSSDGDLRKLIGNATPAAQQVNSLLKSTGPQLSVLLANLISGGQVTLARLPGVEQSLVTFPALVAGSYTVVPGDGTTHFGLVVNADDPPPCTQGYGTARRDPSDTSPREANTDARCTAPRGSKTSVRGAQNAPGASATSNDANQAAQVTPYDPETGTATGPDGRPVEIGSTGGQQAVFGRESWQWLLVGPMA
- a CDS encoding MCE family protein yields the protein MSALRKVGAVAWAAVGSLLLSGCEFNGWYDVQLPGGAAADGHAYHVTVEFRDVLDLVPQSAVKVNNVTVGAVEKVQLDGWHARVRLRVADSVKLPANAVAELRQTSMLGEKYVALSAPSGTAPVGRLGDGDRIPLSRSGRNPEIEEVLSALSALLNGGGVAQLKTITVELNKALNGRENRVRSLLKELNTFIGGLDDQRKDIVRALKAVDRLAGRLGKEKKTIAQTVDAMPPALKVLADQRRDLTRMLTALSKLGKTGAKVVTASHDDTVANLKQLRPILRQLNKAGDDLPNSLELLTTYPFPRNVVDAVKGDYVNLDITADLDLSDLYGNVTDGNSGRGRGDSQKPGTPDVPHLPDLPSVPTPTALPSTPSLPSSPSVPSVPSAPSGGGGPLCPPVCTSSYTTDAELPKGIDLALAELMLKGVQP